One Solanum lycopersicum chromosome 4, SLM_r2.1 DNA window includes the following coding sequences:
- the LOC104646750 gene encoding uncharacterized protein isoform X1, producing the protein MMNPFAIPNSFNTYHNGLIFGESQDVFDSPSTAISQKKQMRNAVESSDQDVPLPLEYEHTDRSPLKNDKNVNFVKSQGEAKECVGISENESECSGHQEEVEGGYSSARCLGSRKRKRSGQDAEFDQMNGAQQQPAELAKEQNLNSIACRPGGKNEDPPKEGYIHI; encoded by the exons ATGATGAACCCCTTTGCTATTCCTAATTCCTTTAATACGTATCACAACGGACTGATCTTCGGAGAATCACAAGATGTATTCGATTCGCCTTCTACTGCAATCAGTCAAAAGAAACAGATGAGAAATGCAGTTGAAAGTTCTGATCAGGATGTTCCTTTACCTCTTGAATATGAACACACAGATAGAAGCCCCCtcaagaatgataaaaatgtaAACTTTGTTAAGTCTCAGGGTGAAGCAAAGGAATGTGTTGGCATCTCTGAAAATGAGTCTGAATGTAGTGGACATCAAGAAGAAGTGGAGGGTGGATATTCTTCTGCTAGGTGCCTTGGTTcaaggaaaaggaaaagaagtgGTCag GATGCAGAATTTGATCAAATGAATGGAGCACAACAACAACCAGCTGAACTGGCAAAAGAGCAAAACTTGAATTCCATTGCCTGCAGGCCTGGTGGAAAGAATGAGGATCCACCTAAAGAAGGCTACATACATATCTGA
- the LOC101255487 gene encoding 2-hydroxyisoflavanone dehydratase-like, producing the protein MASEDNEIVSDFYPHFRIYKNGRVERFYHLQNCFYVPPTHEPDSDTGVSSKDVAINSHVSARLFLPNVTINTNKKLPIIVFYHGGALVLGSAFFNKVYRFLNLLVSESNSIAVAVDYRLTPEHDVSTVYEDCWTALQWVASSQDSWLTSHGDFGKVFLLGESAGANIAFNMIIRADREKLNGDVKINGLILACPYFLIPHENIDVENLLAYKAWREIICPNLESPFDCPMINPLCKTSPNLSKLVCSKLFVCLAEKDELIPVEMLMQFVDSVKKSGWNGQFVLHVVEGEGHCFLIDNLETEKARDSIKRFASFIQSK; encoded by the exons ATGGCTAGTGAAGACAATGAAATTGTTTCTGATTTCTATCCCCATTTTCGAATCTATAAAAATGGACGCGTTGAACGTTTTTATCATTTACAAAATTGTTTTTACGTTCCACCAACACATGAACCAGATTCTGACACAGGTGTCTCCTCTAAAGATGTTGCAATCAACTCTCATGTTTCAGCTAGGCTCTTTTTACCAAATGTTACAATTAACACAAATAAAAAACTCCCAATTATTGTATTTTACCATGGTGGAGCCCTAGTCTTGGGATCAGCATTCTTCAACAAGGTTTATCGTTTCCTTAATCTTCTTGTGTCTGAATCAAACTCAATAGCCGTAGCTGTTGATTACAG GTTAACCCCAGAACATGATGTGTCTACTGTGTATGAAGATTGTTGGACTGCTCTTCAATGGGTTGCTAGTAGCCAAGATTCATGGCTAACAAGTCATGGTGATTTTGGTAAGGTGTTTTTGTTGGGAGAAAGTGCCGGAGCCAATATTGCTTTCAACATGATAATCAGAGCAGACAGAGAAAAATTAAATGGTGATGTGAAAATAAATGGTTTAATTCTTGCTTGTCCTTATTTCTTGATCCCACATGAAAATATTGATGTGGAGAATTTGCTTGCTTACAAGGCATGGAGAGAGATTATTTGTCCAAACTTAGAATCCCCTTTTGATTGTCCAATGATTAATCCACTTTGTAAAACAAGTCCTAACTTATCAAAGCTAGTATGTTCAAAATTATTTGTGTGTTTGGCTGAGAAAGATGAATTGATTCCAGTAGAAATGTTGATGCAATTTGTTGATAGTGTGAAGAAAAGTGGATGGAATGGACAGTTTGTGTTACATGTGGTGGAAGGAGAAGGTCATTGTTTTTTAATTGACAATCTTGAAACTGAGAAAGCTAGAGATAGCATTAAGAGATTTGCTTCTTTCATCCAAAGCAAGTGA
- the LOC104646750 gene encoding transcription factor bHLH49 isoform X2: MKFLQDLVPGCNKVTGKAVMLDEIINYVQSLQRQVEFLSMKLATINPRLDFNIDALLAKEILHSRAGTSSSLAFAPDLTVPYQSSHQLQRGLVHSGLPGSGNSIDTLLKSIYPFLAVTSGGYKERSSQLPNDELHNVVEMGLCTSAPLHIREGSLPSGQMKEEP, translated from the exons ATGAAATTTCTTCAGGATCTTGTACCTGGTTGCAACAAG GTCACAGGGAAAGCAGTAATGCTTGATGAAATCATTAATTATGTACAATCTCTTCAAAGACAGGTTGAG TTCCTCTCAATGAAGCTTGCAACTATAAACCCGCGGTTGGATTTTAATATTGATGCGCTCCTTGCGAAAGAA ATTCTGCATTCACGAGCAGGTACTTCATCCTCACTTGCTTTTGCACCTGATCTTACAGTGCCGTATCAGTCCTCACATCAACTGCAACGAGGCCTGGTTCATTCAGGTCTTCCTGGTTCGGGAAACTCCATCGATACATTACTTAAATCTATCTATCCTTTTTTAGCTGTTACGAGTGGTGGCTACAAAGAGCGTTCATCGCAG TTACCTAATGATGAGCTACATAATGTTGTCGAGATGGGTCTCTGCACGAGTGCACCCCTGCATATTCGTGAAGGTTCTTTGCCATCAGGCCAGATGAAAGAAGAACCCTGA